The region atatcaAAATTCCATAAAATTTAGTTTGTTATAAttatgttatgtgcttttgtcaattCTTCCATGAATAAATTTGGACAAAATctgtttgtaaatatatatttagcttcaattaagttttatttcagtatttaaaggatatttacattttcatttcatttttgttaccaaggcaacatttcatgtttttcatCTATATTaactatatgaatatatatatatatatatatatatatatatatatatatatatatatatatatatatatatatatatatatatatatatatatatatatatatatatatatatttatatatatatatatatattatatatatataacgttttAGACACTGTCAGTCTGTGTCTTTATTGTGATATGTAGCATTACATTGTCTTAAAATGACCATAAGTATCATAAAAATAGTCCAAACAACTTGTGCGCTATATTCCAAGTCTGCTGACCTGGAATCAATTCTCTGTGgtttttggaagaaaattatttaCAGAAAATTTGAAATCTCAAGACTCAAGAAGAATCTCAAGTTTCATTCTTAAAAGttgtacatttttcaaataacTGGATGATAAACAGTATTTGCATCAAACCCAATAAAAGCATTTTTGGTCCTACTTAATCTTAATTTTAAGACTTTTATATATTAAgcatatgcttttatccaaagcaaattaCAACAGAGGAACATAAGCAATTCATCAAAACACTATTCatcatatgtgtatgtgtatgtgtatgtgtatgtgcacATACCTGTCTTTATGGCCAGCTGTAGGCTTTGTGTAACATTAATTTGGAGATGAGGGATGAATGTTTTCTTTGCCACACTGATATTGTAATGATGCCCAGGCTGTAACCCCGTCACCTGGTGGAATGGCTGAAAATGGGACGCAACCCAACACTGCTCATCCAAACACACATCCAAGACATCTCCATCATCTAATGTAGGCCAGTTGAATACGACAGTCGTGGATGAGACATTAATGCTCACAGAGGATGCCACGAGAGGAGCTAACAACAATACAACAAAACAAGAGTATTAAAACACTGACAAAACATGTGCATTTGTTTCGTTGGAGCCTCTATCTTCAGTGTTACCAAGGTGGAAAGTCTTGGCATCTAGCAGTTCTGTATCATTGTATGATTGCAGACTGAATCCCAGCTCCTCAGAAACTTGTGGTGCTCTGAACttcatcacacactcacacatgtctTCACACACTGCAGTACTGCTCAGCACCTGACAGAGGGGGAGAGACTCAATtaatcatatgtgaccctggaccacaaaaccagtcataagggtccattttttGGAATTGAAATGTAAACATCGCCTGAAAGCTGTATAAATaggctttcaattgatgtatgttttgttagataggacaatatttggttgagatacaactgtttgaaaatccgGTATCTATGGGTGCAAatcaaaataatgagaaaatcacatttaaagttgtccaaatgaagttcttagcgatgcatatcactaatcaaaaattaagttttgatatatttacgggaggacaatttacaaaatatcttcctggaacatgatcttatccaaatgattttttgcaaaaaagaaaaatgtattattttgacccatacaatgtattgttggcttttGCTACACatatacccgtgctacttatgaTGGGTttagtggtccagggtcacaatatTATCAGTGTGCACTGACTCTTATAACATGAAGATTCCAAAAAAGTTCCATTCTGGGTTCCctgaagaacctttcagtgaacatttcttaaaagaaattaaaagaacAATTTCCCTTAGAAcctattcataatttaaaaacacattttttgtcCAATGAAAACTTAAAAGAACCATTAAAAGGttccataaatgtaaaaaaaaaaaaaatcttcatggaactatcaatgccaataaagaacctttatttttaagagcgtgTGAGGATGTGAGAGAGATGCTGTTTGCATTGCACCTTGTTTCCCAATAAAAGTGTATAAAAATGATCTGTCCGAGATGGAAAACACGGAAACGCCACCATCATATGCACAGAGGATGGACTTCTGGAACATGGAAGGCTGAAAGCCTGCAGGACAACAAGAGGAAAGAAAAATCCAAAGGGTCAAACTTTTTCTATCAAGCTTTAATATTACTACTTTACTATGACTGCTAtctttaaaatcaacatgaaatgatGTTCACAAAGAGCTTCTGCATGCATTGCATTTCTGAGTTATGCATTCAatgataaaaatagaaaattgaCTTATTCCAATGGTAAACAgtattattgcaatataattgccatattaatttcattaatgttaTATGCAACTGAATTACTTTTAGATTTAGGCTGCATTGCCTAAAACAATGACCACTACAGTAAAAAAAGAATACAGTATTTGGctaataaataacattatttcTTGCCTAGATGATGTCAGCTGAAAAGGAAAGGCATTTCAGATGCAAAGCAAGTTAGTAGATTGTGATAAAAGATTGCAAAGATAAACATCTTCTCTTTGAAATAGCATGCATTAATAAATAATGGCACAGGAATATTTATTAAGTAAGCAAACAGGGTTAATTCTAATTTCATGTTCAAGTTTTCTAAAGAACTATTCCAGCTTAGAAAGTTTctaacacaaacagcatttattacGTAACTCAAACTCTCAGAAAGCCACATATCTTTTTCCTTCACAGCAATTTACAGCGAGTTCATTTTCCTTTACTTGATGATGCAATCTATTTAAGTTTGAATAAATCATTACCTGAAAGAAGTGCAGAAGCTGCCAAATCAATGCCAGAACTTTGTCCATGGAGCTCCATCCCATAATTCCAGTGTCCATAGACGACACCTTATCCTTATACCAAAAGACTACGGTCTTTAGCCTTGCAGCTTTCACTGTAATAATAACCTACACTACAATAGTATGGTCAGCAGCATCCTAAAACAGTCTTTGTGGTCATAAGAGTACTCCGTGGCATCTTAGAGCAAAAAATCTGGCTGACTgcagtttacacaaaaaatacCCCACATTCCTTGAGGTCACGCCTCCCTTGCCACTCCAGATGCCCATGCCAGCATCTCACAACATTACAAAAGCCCACACTGGAGGATTCAACCACACCTCCTCCCGAAAGCAGCTCTGCGTCTCATTCATTCAGATCAGACAGCCTCTCCAccccatattttcttttttttcttttgtacctATTCGAAATAAGTACGGGCTTTCAAGATGACAAAAGTCGCGCAGGGTTGGTTGCGGAGTTGGGTTAA is a window of Carassius carassius chromosome 23, fCarCar2.1, whole genome shotgun sequence DNA encoding:
- the LOC132101143 gene encoding uncharacterized protein LOC132101143, with product MMVAFPCFPSRTDHFYTLLLGNKVLSSTAVCEDMCECVMKFRAPQVSEELGFSLQSYNDTELLDAKTFHLAPLVASSVSINVSSTTVVFNWPTLDDGDVLDVCLDEQCWVASHFQPFHQVTGLQPGHHYNISVAKKTFIPHLQINVTQSLQLAIKTGQCPVGWLAVGWSCYKVNPSFMSWSGAKQACERSTPGSHLANIKTYAEFLSIISSLESYNHLLLLWTALNDHETEGDFRWSDGSTYNLNIEMTSALAPNQTGCVAMQKNATGAGYFFTSFLCYLQLPYICQDECE